The Bradyrhizobium ottawaense genome window below encodes:
- a CDS encoding acylneuraminate cytidylyltransferase family protein, whose protein sequence is MARKTLAVIAARGGSKGIPHKNLLDLCGKPLIAWTVEQARAARGVDVVAVSSDSDQILAAAEAAGAVGVRRPDDISGDLASSESAWLHALDATDARMGRFERIVALQATSPIREPGDIENALATFDRDHLDSLLSVCEVEDYFNWHIGANGPEPINYDYRNRRMRQQIEKRYLENGSFYVLIPSLLREQNNRLGGKIGFHVMERHKMFQIDRPEDVKLCAAIMRSYGYA, encoded by the coding sequence ATGGCACGCAAGACGCTGGCCGTGATCGCCGCGCGCGGCGGCTCGAAGGGCATCCCGCACAAGAACCTGCTCGATCTCTGCGGCAAGCCGCTGATCGCCTGGACGGTCGAACAGGCACGCGCCGCACGCGGCGTCGATGTGGTAGCCGTGTCTTCGGACAGCGACCAGATCCTCGCCGCGGCTGAAGCCGCCGGCGCGGTCGGCGTGCGGCGCCCCGACGACATTTCCGGCGACCTCGCCTCCTCCGAATCTGCCTGGCTGCATGCGCTCGATGCGACCGATGCGCGGATGGGACGGTTCGAACGGATCGTCGCGCTCCAGGCGACATCGCCGATCCGCGAACCGGGCGACATCGAGAACGCGCTTGCGACCTTCGATCGCGATCATCTCGACAGCCTGCTCTCGGTTTGCGAGGTCGAGGATTATTTCAACTGGCATATCGGCGCGAACGGACCGGAGCCGATCAACTACGATTATCGCAACCGCCGCATGCGGCAGCAGATCGAGAAGCGCTATCTGGAGAACGGTTCGTTCTACGTCCTGATCCCATCCCTCCTGCGCGAGCAGAATAACCGTCTCGGCGGCAAGATCGGCTTTCACGTGATGGAACGTCACAAGATGTTCCAGATCGACCGTCCCGAGGACGTCAAGCTTTGTGCCGCCATCATGCGCAGTTACGGCTATGCCTGA
- a CDS encoding N-acetylneuraminate synthase family protein, whose protein sequence is MTSPKQPAPVRIGNRLLADGEPCYVIAEIGNNHNGDFDRAIALVDAAVAAGADCAKFQMRKLDEVYRASSLSGKDDDLAVEYTLDLLRRFELPTAQQKKIAEYCAAKGIQYLCTPWDASSVAVLEGFGVQAYKVASADLTNLPLLARLAATGKALIVSTGMSTSDEIKAAAKFLDERNAGYVLLHCQSTYPAALHNIHLRFMETLREIHPVVGYSGHERGIAVSTAAVALGAVVIERHITLDREMEGPDHAASLEPEEFKGLVSGIREVEAARGEKRAERALSQGELINRENLAKSLVAARDLSAGTVISEADIAVKSPGQGLSPLKMPALLGRKLTRTMAADDYFFQSDLDEGAAKARRYRFDRPWGVPVRYHDAERFLEVCQPDIIEFHLSYSDMERDPAAYLSGTYDLGFVVHAPELFAGSKLMDLATPDEALRRYSLEQTQAVIDITRGLKKYFPKTKRPPIVANIGGFTMDEPLPPEEKAERYRIFAQSLTELDMDGVELTPQTMAPFPWHFGGQRHQNIFIFPDESAAFCAKHNLRMCVDISHTKLAANHFGFDFAKGLAQLGPHTAHLHFGDAKGLDGEGLQIGEGEIDFDDIGQVLRKHAPGASFIPEIWQGHKNMGEGFWTALERLEGHI, encoded by the coding sequence ATGACATCGCCCAAACAGCCTGCTCCGGTCCGCATCGGCAACCGTCTTCTGGCCGATGGCGAGCCCTGCTACGTCATTGCCGAGATCGGCAACAACCACAATGGCGACTTCGACCGCGCCATTGCGCTGGTCGATGCCGCGGTCGCGGCCGGTGCCGATTGCGCCAAGTTCCAGATGCGCAAGCTCGACGAGGTCTATCGTGCGTCGAGTCTGTCCGGAAAGGACGACGACCTCGCAGTCGAATACACGCTCGATCTGTTGCGCCGCTTCGAGCTTCCGACGGCGCAGCAGAAGAAGATCGCCGAATATTGCGCGGCCAAGGGCATCCAGTATCTCTGTACGCCCTGGGACGCGAGTAGTGTCGCCGTGCTCGAAGGTTTCGGCGTGCAGGCCTACAAGGTCGCCTCGGCCGACCTCACCAACCTGCCGCTGCTCGCGCGCCTCGCCGCCACTGGCAAGGCGCTGATCGTCTCGACCGGCATGAGCACCTCGGACGAGATCAAGGCCGCGGCGAAATTCCTCGACGAGCGCAACGCCGGCTACGTGCTCCTGCATTGCCAGAGCACCTATCCGGCCGCGCTCCACAACATCCATCTGCGTTTCATGGAAACGCTGCGCGAGATTCATCCGGTCGTCGGCTATTCCGGCCACGAGCGTGGCATTGCCGTCTCGACCGCCGCGGTGGCGCTCGGCGCCGTCGTGATCGAACGCCACATCACCCTCGACCGGGAGATGGAAGGTCCGGACCATGCTGCAAGCCTGGAGCCGGAGGAATTCAAGGGTCTCGTCTCGGGCATCCGCGAGGTGGAGGCGGCGCGCGGCGAAAAGCGGGCCGAGCGCGCGCTGAGCCAGGGCGAATTGATCAACCGCGAAAACCTGGCCAAGAGCCTGGTGGCCGCGCGCGACCTTTCGGCCGGCACCGTGATCTCCGAAGCCGACATCGCGGTGAAGAGCCCGGGACAGGGCCTGTCGCCGCTGAAGATGCCGGCGCTGCTCGGCCGCAAGCTGACGCGGACGATGGCGGCCGACGACTATTTCTTCCAGAGCGACCTCGACGAAGGCGCCGCAAAAGCACGGCGCTACCGCTTCGACCGTCCGTGGGGCGTGCCGGTGCGCTATCACGACGCCGAGCGCTTCCTGGAGGTCTGCCAGCCCGACATCATCGAATTCCATCTCAGCTACAGCGACATGGAGCGCGATCCCGCGGCGTATCTGTCCGGCACCTACGATCTCGGCTTCGTCGTGCATGCGCCGGAGTTGTTTGCCGGCTCCAAGCTGATGGACCTGGCGACGCCCGACGAGGCGCTGCGGCGCTATTCGCTGGAGCAGACCCAGGCGGTGATCGACATTACCCGCGGCTTGAAGAAGTACTTCCCCAAGACCAAGCGCCCACCCATCGTCGCCAATATCGGCGGCTTCACCATGGACGAGCCGCTGCCGCCGGAGGAGAAGGCCGAGCGCTACCGCATCTTCGCGCAGAGCTTGACCGAGCTCGACATGGACGGCGTCGAGCTGACGCCGCAAACCATGGCGCCGTTCCCCTGGCATTTCGGCGGCCAGCGCCACCAGAATATCTTCATCTTCCCGGACGAGTCCGCCGCATTCTGCGCCAAGCATAACTTGCGCATGTGCGTCGACATCTCGCACACGAAACTCGCCGCCAATCATTTCGGCTTCGACTTTGCGAAAGGCCTCGCCCAGCTCGGGCCGCACACCGCGCATCTGCATTTCGGCGACGCCAAGGGGCTCGACGGCGAGGGTCTTCAGATCGGCGAAGGCGAGATCGATTTCGACGACATCGGACAGGTGCTGCGCAAGCACGCGCCGGGCGCTTCCTTCATTCCGGAGATCTGGCAAGGCCACAAGAACATGGGCGAAGGTTTCTGGACCGCGCTCGAGCGTCTCGAGGGACACATCTGA
- a CDS encoding CBS domain-containing protein produces MLERTLVTIAETETIEEAFRRLNANMLGILFAQDSSGRIIGAVTDGDIRRRMLTGTTIQDRVATCINRNFVSARAGGPREQILKLLDQRVHVVPILDGEGRLVDVFSRELFNLSEESEVFARARSPVRISFSGGGTDLTHYFVENDGGAVINATIKMYAHATLRRRSDSSIRIYSHDFRSTIEADNLAELGTDGNLALIKSVVRLIKPTYGFELEVSADFPVGSGLGGSAVVTSAIIGCFNEFRGDQWDRHEIAEMAFQAERLMLNIPGGWQDQYATVFGGFNHMEFFSDQNTIVPLRLDPNIIAELEESLVLCYTGSGRDSGAIHRDQKAQHETSDAVAAAAKQKEVTRDIRRHLLRGQLLECGRLIDDAWHAKRKLSSKISSDAIDAIYDFAKQHGAVGGKLLGAGGGGYFMFFVRPFERYQLIAALEQQGHSCSRIMFEENGLRTWKSRFPARFA; encoded by the coding sequence GTGCTTGAACGAACTCTCGTCACCATCGCCGAGACCGAGACCATTGAGGAAGCCTTCCGGCGCCTGAATGCGAACATGCTCGGCATCCTGTTTGCCCAGGACTCAAGCGGACGAATCATCGGCGCCGTGACCGACGGCGACATCCGCAGGCGCATGCTGACCGGCACCACGATCCAGGACCGGGTTGCGACCTGCATCAATCGCAACTTCGTCTCCGCGAGGGCCGGCGGTCCGCGCGAGCAGATCCTCAAATTGCTCGATCAGCGCGTGCACGTGGTGCCGATCCTCGATGGTGAAGGCCGGCTCGTCGACGTGTTCAGCCGCGAGCTGTTCAATTTGTCCGAAGAGAGCGAGGTGTTCGCTCGCGCCCGCTCGCCGGTGCGGATCAGCTTCTCCGGCGGCGGCACCGACCTGACGCACTATTTCGTCGAAAATGACGGCGGCGCGGTCATCAACGCCACGATCAAGATGTACGCTCATGCGACGCTGCGGCGCCGGAGCGATTCCAGCATCCGGATCTATTCGCACGATTTCCGCAGCACGATCGAGGCCGACAATCTCGCAGAGCTCGGAACCGACGGGAATCTTGCACTGATCAAGTCCGTCGTGCGCCTGATCAAGCCGACTTACGGGTTCGAGCTCGAGGTCTCCGCCGACTTCCCGGTCGGCTCCGGCCTCGGCGGCTCGGCCGTGGTCACATCCGCCATCATCGGCTGCTTCAACGAATTCCGCGGCGACCAGTGGGACCGCCACGAGATCGCGGAGATGGCGTTCCAGGCCGAGCGGCTGATGCTCAACATCCCCGGCGGCTGGCAGGACCAGTACGCCACCGTGTTCGGCGGCTTCAATCACATGGAGTTCTTCTCCGACCAGAACACCATCGTGCCGCTGCGTCTCGACCCCAACATCATCGCCGAGCTCGAGGAGAGCCTGGTGCTCTGCTACACCGGCTCGGGCCGAGATTCCGGCGCCATCCACCGCGATCAGAAGGCACAGCACGAGACCAGCGACGCTGTCGCTGCGGCCGCCAAGCAGAAGGAAGTGACGCGCGACATCCGGCGGCATCTCCTGCGCGGCCAGCTCCTGGAATGCGGCCGGCTGATCGACGACGCCTGGCACGCCAAACGGAAGCTGAGCTCGAAGATCTCGTCGGACGCGATCGATGCGATCTACGATTTCGCCAAGCAGCATGGCGCGGTCGGCGGCAAGCTGCTGGGCGCCGGCGGCGGCGGTTACTTCATGTTCTTCGTACGTCCGTTCGAGCGCTACCAACTCATCGCCGCGCTGGAACAACAGGGGCATAGCTGTTCGCGCATCATGTTCGAAGAGAACGGGCTGCGAACGTGGAAGTCGCGCTTTCCCGCGCGATTTGCCTGA
- a CDS encoding carbamoyltransferase family protein, whose amino-acid sequence MYVIGISSGIKHGHHDGAAVLLRDGELIAAAEEERFTLAKHARGELPRGAIGFCLKQAGITMRDVDWICSPLKTYTNYTQRLTEYFKYQFGHSPKIELYDHHLCHAASSFYGSGFSEATVACFDFSGDSSSGLVAHARGNDFRVLTRFGRNNSLGLYYGMLTQYLGYQMTNDEYKVMGLSSYGSPDYLDKFAKLLRPNGINYELDPELDKRRRDAEIFTSDFSTRQERIFTEKMEEILGPRRLRGQPLDQRLTNIAASGQKQLEIVTTEVIRTAIAETGCGDVCIAGGVGLNCKMNMEIAAEPSVKRLYVPPVPHDAGVALGAAMMKCAEAGHAIAPLTHAYWGPEYSNDTIREMLDKIGARFELLDDPVSRCVTDLTEQKTVGWFQGRMEYGPRALGNRSILADPRHAGMKDRINLTIKYREEFRPFCPSVLYESQAEYFEDTFDAPFMVVTFPVNQKVAETMPAVVHVDNTARIQSVHADSNPLYSRLIGEFAKATSLPVLINTSLNINEQPTVNAPLEALHTYFCSGLDVLYLGNYRLSKSG is encoded by the coding sequence ATGTATGTGATCGGAATCAGCTCGGGGATCAAGCACGGGCATCACGACGGTGCAGCGGTTTTGCTGCGCGACGGGGAGCTGATCGCTGCTGCCGAGGAGGAGCGCTTCACGCTGGCCAAACATGCGCGCGGCGAGCTGCCGCGCGGGGCGATCGGCTTCTGCCTGAAGCAGGCCGGCATCACCATGCGCGACGTCGACTGGATCTGCTCGCCGCTGAAGACCTACACCAACTACACGCAGCGTCTCACCGAATATTTCAAGTATCAGTTCGGCCACAGCCCGAAGATCGAGCTCTACGACCATCACCTCTGTCATGCCGCGAGCTCGTTCTACGGCTCCGGTTTCTCGGAGGCGACCGTAGCCTGCTTCGATTTCTCGGGCGATTCCAGCTCCGGTCTCGTCGCCCATGCGCGCGGCAACGACTTCCGCGTGCTGACGCGGTTCGGCCGCAACAACAGTCTCGGGCTCTATTACGGGATGCTGACGCAGTATCTCGGCTATCAGATGACCAATGACGAGTACAAGGTCATGGGCCTGTCGTCCTATGGCAGCCCGGACTATCTCGACAAGTTCGCCAAGCTGCTGCGTCCGAACGGCATCAATTACGAGCTCGATCCCGAGCTCGACAAGCGCAGGCGCGACGCCGAGATCTTCACCAGCGATTTCTCGACACGGCAGGAGCGCATCTTCACCGAGAAGATGGAGGAGATTCTGGGACCGCGACGGCTGCGCGGTCAGCCGCTCGATCAGCGGTTGACCAACATCGCCGCAAGCGGCCAGAAGCAGCTCGAGATCGTCACCACCGAGGTGATCCGCACAGCGATTGCCGAGACCGGCTGCGGTGATGTCTGCATCGCCGGCGGCGTCGGGCTGAACTGCAAGATGAACATGGAGATTGCGGCCGAGCCGTCCGTCAAGCGTCTCTACGTTCCGCCGGTGCCGCATGATGCCGGCGTGGCGCTCGGCGCCGCGATGATGAAATGCGCGGAGGCGGGCCACGCCATCGCGCCGCTGACGCACGCCTATTGGGGACCGGAATATTCCAACGACACGATCCGGGAGATGCTGGACAAGATCGGCGCGCGGTTCGAGCTGCTCGACGATCCCGTGTCGCGCTGCGTCACCGATTTGACCGAGCAGAAGACGGTCGGCTGGTTCCAGGGGCGGATGGAGTATGGCCCGCGCGCGCTCGGCAACCGCTCGATCCTGGCCGATCCCAGGCATGCGGGCATGAAGGACCGCATCAACCTCACCATCAAATATCGCGAGGAATTCCGCCCGTTCTGTCCGTCCGTGCTGTACGAAAGTCAGGCCGAGTATTTCGAGGACACGTTCGACGCGCCCTTCATGGTGGTGACGTTCCCGGTCAATCAGAAGGTTGCCGAGACCATGCCCGCGGTGGTCCACGTCGACAACACCGCGCGCATCCAGAGCGTCCATGCGGACAGCAACCCGCTCTACAGCCGCCTGATCGGCGAGTTCGCGAAGGCGACCTCGTTGCCGGTTCTGATCAACACCAGCCTCAACATCAACGAGCAGCCGACGGTGAACGCACCGCTGGAGGCGCTGCACACCTATTTCTGCTCGGGGCTGGACGTCTTGTATCTCGGTAACTATCGGCTCTCGAAGTCGGGCTGA
- a CDS encoding phenylacetate--CoA ligase family protein produces the protein MTAHYDARETREQAAREADLFSRLPEVLRAAMAAPAYAERLRGLDPAAVTSREALAGLPVLRKSELPALHKASAPFGGFVASAPGSFARLFTSPGPIFEPEGRQADPWRGARALFAAGFRPDDIVLNTFSYHLTPGGFIFDASARALGCAVIPAGPGNTEQQFELIEAYRPVGYSGTPDFLKILLDAAASSGRDVSSIKRALVSGAAFPPSLQAEIKARGIDAYQAFGTADLGLIAFETEAREGMVVNEDLIMEIVKPGTGDPVAPGDVGEIVVTSLDPHHPWIRLALGDLTAALPGPSKCGRTNMRIKGWMGRADQTTKVKGMFIRPEQIAEIGKRHSALGRLRLVVTRQGETDAMTLKAETAATSDALREEIATSLRAVTKLGGSVEFVNPGALPNDGKVIADER, from the coding sequence ATGACCGCCCACTACGATGCCCGCGAGACGCGCGAACAAGCCGCCCGCGAGGCCGATCTGTTCTCCCGCCTGCCGGAGGTGCTGCGAGCCGCGATGGCCGCCCCGGCCTATGCCGAGCGGCTGAGAGGTCTCGATCCCGCCGCCGTGACCTCCCGGGAGGCGCTGGCGGGCCTGCCGGTATTGCGCAAGTCGGAACTGCCCGCCCTGCACAAGGCCTCGGCGCCCTTCGGAGGCTTCGTGGCGTCGGCGCCGGGGTCGTTTGCCCGCCTCTTCACCTCCCCAGGGCCCATTTTCGAACCGGAGGGGCGGCAGGCCGATCCCTGGCGCGGCGCAAGGGCGTTGTTCGCGGCCGGGTTCCGACCCGATGACATCGTCCTCAACACCTTCAGCTACCATCTCACCCCCGGCGGCTTCATTTTCGATGCCTCAGCGCGCGCGCTCGGCTGCGCCGTGATCCCGGCAGGGCCCGGCAACACCGAACAGCAATTCGAGCTGATCGAGGCCTACCGCCCGGTCGGTTACAGCGGCACGCCGGACTTCCTGAAGATATTGCTCGATGCCGCAGCGAGTTCGGGACGGGACGTCTCCTCGATCAAGCGCGCACTGGTTTCCGGGGCGGCGTTCCCGCCCTCGCTGCAGGCCGAGATCAAGGCGCGCGGCATCGATGCCTACCAAGCCTTCGGCACCGCCGATCTCGGCCTCATCGCGTTCGAGACCGAGGCGCGCGAGGGCATGGTCGTGAACGAGGATCTGATCATGGAGATCGTCAAGCCCGGCACCGGCGATCCCGTTGCGCCGGGCGACGTCGGCGAGATCGTGGTGACGTCGCTCGATCCGCACCATCCCTGGATCCGGCTCGCCCTCGGCGACCTCACCGCAGCGCTGCCGGGCCCAAGCAAGTGCGGCCGCACCAACATGCGCATCAAGGGTTGGATGGGCCGCGCCGACCAGACCACCAAGGTCAAGGGCATGTTCATCCGTCCCGAACAGATCGCCGAGATCGGCAAGCGTCATTCTGCGCTCGGAAGACTGCGCCTCGTCGTCACACGGCAGGGCGAGACCGACGCAATGACGCTGAAGGCGGAAACGGCGGCCACGAGTGACGCCCTGCGCGAGGAGATTGCGACCAGCTTGCGCGCCGTGACGAAACTCGGCGGAAGCGTCGAGTTCGTCAATCCCGGCGCGCTGCCGAACGACGGCAAGGTGATTGCGGACGAACGCTAG
- a CDS encoding AGE family epimerase/isomerase, whose protein sequence is MADEGIIAAEEATDVVARLKRRMIEEALPLWSTVGWDPAAGGFIDRLHRDGAADAAAPRRVFVQARQIYCYAKAAQMGWYPEGRAIALKGLEHLLSKAKAPDGRPGYVHRLTPEGAVLDGRRDAYDHAFILFALATVYTLDQDAQVRAEIDALLAFLDSHLRSPHGGVHEGLPVSLPRRQNPHMHLFEAMIACFDATHDLSFQNRAGEFFALFLANLYDKQKRILTEYFEEDWSKIEPVSVEPGHQAEWVWLLKGFERITGCPTGQRRAELLATSMRYRDEATGCLVDEGDDIGNIRRSARRLWPQTEIAKAWIAQAESGEAGAADEARAALVRLERHYLSHPVRGGWYDQFDRDGKSLIDTIPASSFYHVLCAVTEAEQVLEP, encoded by the coding sequence ATGGCGGACGAAGGAATCATTGCGGCGGAGGAGGCGACGGACGTCGTCGCGCGCCTGAAGCGCCGCATGATCGAGGAGGCGCTGCCGCTGTGGTCGACCGTCGGCTGGGATCCTGCCGCAGGCGGCTTCATCGACCGGCTGCACCGCGACGGAGCCGCGGATGCGGCCGCGCCACGGCGCGTGTTCGTGCAGGCCCGGCAGATCTATTGCTACGCGAAGGCCGCGCAAATGGGCTGGTACCCTGAGGGCCGCGCCATCGCGCTGAAGGGGCTGGAGCATCTGCTCAGCAAAGCCAAAGCGCCCGACGGCCGGCCGGGCTATGTGCACCGGCTGACGCCGGAAGGTGCGGTGCTGGACGGCCGGCGCGATGCCTACGACCACGCTTTCATCCTGTTTGCGCTCGCGACCGTCTACACGCTCGACCAGGACGCGCAGGTTCGTGCCGAGATCGACGCGCTGCTCGCTTTCCTCGACAGCCATCTCCGCTCGCCGCATGGAGGCGTGCACGAAGGCCTTCCGGTGTCGCTGCCGCGCCGGCAGAACCCGCACATGCATCTGTTCGAGGCGATGATCGCGTGTTTCGACGCGACCCACGACCTGTCGTTCCAGAACCGTGCGGGCGAGTTCTTCGCGCTGTTCCTGGCCAATCTCTACGACAAGCAGAAGCGCATCCTGACCGAGTATTTCGAGGAAGACTGGTCGAAGATCGAGCCGGTCAGCGTCGAGCCCGGCCACCAGGCGGAATGGGTCTGGCTGCTGAAGGGGTTCGAGCGCATCACGGGATGCCCGACTGGACAGCGGCGTGCCGAGTTGCTTGCGACCTCGATGCGCTATCGCGACGAGGCCACGGGCTGCCTGGTCGACGAAGGCGACGACATCGGCAATATCCGCCGCAGCGCGCGCCGGCTGTGGCCGCAGACCGAGATCGCGAAGGCGTGGATCGCGCAGGCCGAATCCGGCGAGGCGGGCGCGGCGGACGAGGCGCGCGCGGCGCTGGTGCGGCTCGAACGGCATTATCTCAGCCATCCCGTGAGGGGCGGCTGGTACGACCAGTTCGATCGCGACGGCAAATCGCTGATCGACACCATTCCTGCGTCGTCGTTCTATCATGTTCTCTGCGCGGTCACGGAAGCGGAGCAGGTGCTCGAACCCTAA
- a CDS encoding ABC transporter ATP-binding protein, translating to MTDTLEASRSKPTAVPPAALLAVRNIEVVYDDVILVLRGLSLDVPKGAIVALLGANGAGKSTTLKAISGLLKTEDGEVTRGEIVFDNERINGIDPDKIVRRGIFQVMEGRRIVADMTSLENLKLGAFTRRDREVDADLDMVFNYFPRLKERTGLAGYLSGGEQQMLAIGRALMARPKMILMDEPSMGLSPLLVKEVFSIIQKINRDLGVTILLVEQNARAALSVASHGYIMEQGKVVLDGTADELRDNEDVKEFYLGGAGDQRKSFKNLKSFKRRKRWL from the coding sequence ATGACCGACACCCTCGAAGCATCCCGCAGCAAGCCGACCGCCGTGCCGCCCGCCGCCCTGCTCGCAGTGCGCAACATCGAAGTGGTCTATGACGACGTCATCCTGGTGCTGCGCGGCCTCAGCCTCGACGTACCCAAGGGTGCGATCGTGGCGCTGCTGGGCGCCAACGGCGCCGGCAAATCGACGACGCTGAAGGCGATCTCGGGGCTGCTCAAGACCGAGGACGGCGAGGTCACACGCGGCGAAATCGTGTTCGATAATGAGCGGATCAACGGCATCGACCCCGACAAGATCGTCCGCCGCGGCATCTTCCAGGTGATGGAGGGTCGGCGCATCGTCGCCGACATGACCTCGCTGGAGAACCTCAAGCTCGGCGCCTTCACCCGCAGGGACCGCGAGGTCGATGCCGATCTCGACATGGTCTTCAACTATTTCCCGCGCCTGAAGGAACGCACCGGCCTTGCCGGCTATCTCTCCGGCGGCGAGCAGCAGATGCTCGCGATCGGCCGCGCGCTGATGGCGCGCCCGAAGATGATCCTGATGGACGAGCCGTCGATGGGCCTGTCGCCGCTGCTGGTGAAAGAGGTGTTCTCCATCATCCAGAAGATCAACCGCGACCTCGGCGTCACCATCCTCCTCGTCGAGCAGAACGCCCGCGCCGCGCTGTCGGTGGCGAGCCACGGCTACATCATGGAGCAGGGCAAGGTCGTGCTCGACGGCACCGCCGACGAATTGCGCGACAACGAGGACGTCAAGGAATTCTACCTCGGCGGGGCCGGCGACCAGCGCAAGAGCTTCAAGAACCTCAAGAGCTTCAAGCGGCGCAAGCGCTGGCTCTGA
- a CDS encoding ABC transporter substrate-binding protein produces the protein MTMKSLLSTASLAVAIAAFSAGAQAQIAIGHLADYSGGTSDVGTPYGQAVADTFAWVNKNGGVGGKQLNVDTNDYGYQVPRAIALYKKWSAPDSKVAAIMGWGTADTEALTGFLAQDKIPDMSGSYAAALTDPEGVSGKAKPAPYNFFYGPSYSDSLRAMLMWAAEDWKAKGKSGKPKFVHMGANHPYPNAPKAAGEAMAQELGFEVLPPLVFALAPGDYSAQCLSLKSSGANYAYLGNTAASNISVMKACKTAGVEIQFMGNVWGMDENAAKTAGDAANGVIFPLRTAVSWGGDAPGMKTLMEISKMSDASGKVYRPVHYVAAVCSALYMKEAIDWAAKNGGATGDNVAKGFYQKKDWVPAGMEGVCNPSTWTDKDHRGTLKVDLYRTRVSGATDGDLNDLMAKGTIKLEKVKTVELPRKPELLGW, from the coding sequence ATGACGATGAAATCCCTTTTGAGCACCGCCTCGCTCGCCGTCGCGATCGCCGCATTCTCGGCCGGCGCACAGGCGCAGATCGCGATCGGGCACCTCGCCGACTATTCCGGCGGCACCTCCGACGTCGGCACGCCCTATGGCCAGGCCGTCGCCGACACCTTCGCCTGGGTCAACAAGAACGGCGGCGTCGGCGGCAAGCAGCTCAACGTCGACACCAACGACTATGGCTACCAGGTGCCGCGCGCGATCGCGCTCTACAAGAAGTGGTCGGCGCCGGACAGCAAGGTCGCCGCGATCATGGGTTGGGGCACCGCCGACACCGAGGCGCTGACCGGCTTCCTCGCTCAGGACAAGATCCCCGACATGTCCGGCTCCTATGCTGCCGCCCTCACCGATCCCGAAGGCGTCAGCGGCAAGGCCAAGCCCGCTCCTTACAATTTCTTCTACGGCCCGAGCTATTCGGACTCGCTGCGCGCGATGCTGATGTGGGCGGCCGAGGACTGGAAGGCCAAAGGCAAGTCCGGCAAGCCGAAATTCGTGCACATGGGCGCCAACCATCCCTATCCGAACGCGCCGAAGGCCGCCGGTGAAGCGATGGCGCAGGAGCTCGGCTTCGAGGTGCTGCCGCCGCTGGTGTTCGCGCTCGCGCCGGGCGACTACAGCGCCCAGTGCCTGAGCCTGAAATCCTCGGGCGCCAACTACGCCTATCTCGGCAACACCGCGGCGTCCAACATCTCGGTGATGAAGGCCTGCAAGACCGCCGGCGTCGAGATCCAGTTCATGGGGAATGTCTGGGGCATGGACGAGAACGCCGCCAAGACGGCCGGAGATGCCGCTAACGGCGTGATCTTCCCCTTGCGCACCGCGGTGAGCTGGGGCGGCGACGCGCCCGGCATGAAGACGCTGATGGAGATCTCGAAGATGTCCGACGCCAGCGGCAAGGTCTACCGTCCCGTGCACTACGTCGCGGCGGTCTGCTCTGCGCTGTACATGAAGGAGGCGATCGACTGGGCTGCCAAGAACGGCGGCGCTACCGGAGACAACGTCGCCAAGGGCTTCTACCAGAAGAAGGATTGGGTGCCGGCCGGCATGGAAGGCGTCTGCAATCCCTCGACCTGGACCGACAAGGACCATCGCGGCACGCTGAAGGTCGATCTCTATCGCACCAGGGTTTCTGGCGCGACCGACGGCGACCTCAACGACCTCATGGCCAAGGGCACGATCAAGCTCGAGAAGGTCAAGACCGTCGAGCTGCCGCGCAAGCCGGAATTGCTGGGCTGGTGA